In Clostridia bacterium, a genomic segment contains:
- the recF gene encoding DNA replication/repair protein RecF: MILKNLKLKNFRNYKELDIDLFDGINIFYGENAQGKTNILESIYIFSSSKSHRGVKDKELINFNEKESEISITFDSQKREQSAKFNIYNDKNKVLTINGISRVNQKALFGIFGTVIFSPEDLNLIKGTPEERRRFMDTDISQVRPEYFKILRDYKKVLNLKNNLLKSSEIDTSLLDVYDEKLSKLAAKITICRLRFTERINILSDKALFYISDKRENLNIKYKAGIKGKISLSVKEIEEKYYKEFKKIREEEILKKVTLIGPQRDDLEFYLNETDAKIYASQGQQRSIILSLKLAEFEFMKEVLGENPVLLLDDILSELDIKRQNKLLNFIRSNQTIITCTDKDLYEKIKYPYKSYFVENGRVK; the protein is encoded by the coding sequence ATGATACTTAAAAATTTAAAGTTAAAAAACTTTCGTAATTATAAAGAACTTGATATTGACTTATTTGACGGAATAAATATATTTTACGGGGAAAATGCTCAGGGTAAAACCAATATTTTGGAAAGTATTTATATTTTTTCTTCATCAAAATCTCACAGGGGAGTTAAAGATAAGGAACTTATTAACTTTAATGAAAAAGAAAGTGAAATAAGTATTACTTTTGATTCCCAGAAAAGGGAGCAGTCTGCCAAGTTTAATATTTATAATGATAAAAACAAAGTACTTACAATAAACGGAATATCCCGTGTAAACCAAAAAGCATTATTCGGGATATTCGGTACGGTTATTTTTTCTCCTGAGGACCTTAATTTAATAAAAGGGACACCTGAGGAAAGAAGAAGATTTATGGATACCGATATATCTCAGGTAAGGCCGGAATATTTTAAAATTCTAAGAGATTATAAAAAGGTATTAAATCTTAAAAATAATTTACTTAAAAGCAGTGAAATTGATACTTCTCTTTTAGATGTATATGACGAGAAGTTATCTAAACTTGCAGCAAAGATTACTATTTGCCGTTTAAGGTTTACAGAGAGGATAAATATCCTTTCTGATAAGGCATTATTTTATATTTCGGATAAAAGAGAAAACTTAAATATTAAGTATAAAGCAGGTATTAAAGGTAAAATAAGCCTTAGCGTTAAGGAAATTGAAGAAAAATATTATAAAGAGTTTAAAAAGATAAGAGAAGAAGAAATATTAAAAAAAGTTACACTAATCGGACCTCAGAGAGATGACCTTGAATTTTATTTAAACGAAACGGATGCTAAAATTTATGCATCTCAGGGTCAGCAACGCTCAATTATTCTTTCTCTAAAACTTGCAGAATTTGAGTTTATGAAAGAAGTTTTAGGCGAAAACCCTGTTCTTCTTTTAGACGATATTCTTTCTGAACTGGATATAAAAAGGCAGAATAAACTTCTTAATTTTATAAGAAGCAACCAGACAATTATCACCTGTACGGATAAAGATTTATATGAGAAAATAAAGTATCCTTATAAATCATATTTTGTTGAAAACGGAAGGGTTAAATAA
- a CDS encoding DUF370 domain-containing protein, with the protein MFIHLGKDYTVNLKNIVAIFDIENTSVSKITREFLVDMSKKDKVKYVNDDLPKSFILVKENKDSYIYVSSLSSSTLKKRAYERKGNFEN; encoded by the coding sequence ATGTTTATTCATTTGGGAAAAGATTATACGGTTAATTTAAAAAATATAGTTGCTATATTTGATATAGAAAATACCTCAGTGTCTAAAATCACAAGAGAGTTTTTAGTTGATATGAGTAAAAAAGATAAAGTTAAATATGTTAACGACGATTTGCCTAAATCTTTTATTTTGGTAAAAGAGAATAAGGATAGTTACATATATGTATCTTCCCTGTCAAGTTCAACACTTAAAAAGAGGGCATATGAGAGAAAAGGAAATTTTGAAAATTAG
- the gyrB gene encoding DNA topoisomerase (ATP-hydrolyzing) subunit B, with protein sequence MTEEIIGYNTKVEETYDESQIQVLEGLEAVRKRPGMYIGSTSIRGLHHLVYEIVDNAIDEALAGYCKNISVDLNKDGTVTVSDDGRGIPTGIHPKMGISTLEVIFTKLHAGGKFGGSGYKVSGGLHGVGASVVNALSTYLEVKVFDGENIHYLKFEKGKAVEPTKIIGKTDKRGTEVTFLADPDIFEETYYDYNTLLDRLREQAFLNRGIKIIFTDNRKEEIKQKTLQYEGGIKSYVQYNNKGKTPIHEEIIHVECQKGDTYVEVAMQYTDSYSELITSFANNIRTTEGGYHEIGFKAALTRTINDYAKKMNILKKDDTELSGEDVREGLTVVISVKVTEAQFEGQTKTKLGNSEVRGIVSSLITEKLGDFLNENPQVSRIIIEKALTASRAREAARRARDTARKTPLGTNSLPGKLADCIVKDPTKTEVYIVEGDSAGGSAKEGRDSKYQAILPLWGKMLNVEKSRADKVYGNDKLKPVIQALGTGIGEEFNIEKLRYDKVIIMADADVDGAHIQTLLLTFFFRFMRTLVETGHIYLAKPPLYKLSRGKKSFVAFSDEERDRISEELKDGDVNAKVDISRYKGLGEMNPEELWETTMDPKNRILLKVTLEDAQKADQIFSILMGDEVEPRREFIEENAQYVTNLDV encoded by the coding sequence ATGACAGAAGAAATTATTGGATATAATACCAAAGTTGAAGAAACCTATGACGAGTCTCAGATACAGGTATTAGAGGGGTTGGAAGCAGTAAGAAAAAGACCCGGAATGTATATAGGCTCTACATCTATAAGGGGTTTACACCATCTTGTTTATGAAATAGTTGATAATGCTATTGACGAAGCATTGGCAGGATACTGTAAAAATATCAGCGTTGATTTAAATAAAGACGGAACAGTTACGGTTTCTGATGACGGTAGGGGTATTCCTACGGGTATTCATCCTAAAATGGGTATATCCACATTAGAGGTTATATTCACAAAACTTCATGCCGGAGGTAAATTTGGCGGTTCAGGTTATAAAGTATCAGGCGGACTTCACGGAGTTGGTGCTTCTGTTGTTAACGCTTTATCAACCTATCTTGAAGTTAAGGTTTTTGACGGAGAAAATATCCACTATCTTAAATTTGAAAAAGGGAAAGCAGTTGAGCCTACCAAAATTATAGGTAAAACTGACAAAAGGGGAACAGAGGTTACTTTCCTTGCCGACCCTGATATTTTTGAAGAAACATATTATGATTATAATACATTATTAGACCGTTTGAGAGAACAGGCGTTTTTAAACAGGGGTATTAAAATCATATTTACTGACAACCGTAAAGAAGAGATAAAACAAAAAACTCTTCAGTATGAGGGTGGAATCAAGTCTTATGTTCAGTATAACAACAAGGGTAAAACACCTATTCACGAAGAGATTATCCATGTAGAATGCCAGAAAGGCGATACTTATGTTGAAGTGGCAATGCAGTATACCGATTCATACAGCGAACTTATAACAAGTTTTGCCAATAATATAAGAACAACCGAGGGTGGATATCACGAAATAGGTTTTAAAGCAGCGCTTACCCGTACTATAAACGATTACGCCAAAAAAATGAATATACTAAAAAAAGACGATACCGAACTTTCAGGCGAAGATGTAAGGGAAGGTTTAACAGTTGTAATAAGCGTTAAAGTTACCGAAGCACAGTTTGAGGGGCAGACAAAAACAAAACTTGGTAACAGTGAAGTAAGGGGTATTGTATCCTCTTTAATTACTGAAAAACTTGGCGATTTTCTAAACGAAAATCCGCAGGTATCAAGAATTATAATTGAAAAAGCGCTTACAGCATCCCGTGCAAGAGAAGCAGCAAGAAGAGCAAGGGATACTGCAAGAAAAACACCTCTTGGAACAAACTCACTTCCTGGTAAACTTGCAGACTGTATAGTTAAAGACCCTACCAAAACAGAAGTCTACATAGTCGAAGGAGACTCTGCAGGAGGTAGTGCGAAAGAGGGTAGAGACAGTAAGTATCAGGCAATTCTTCCTCTTTGGGGTAAAATGCTTAATGTAGAAAAATCAAGAGCAGACAAGGTTTACGGAAACGATAAGTTAAAACCTGTTATTCAGGCGCTTGGTACAGGTATAGGCGAAGAATTCAATATTGAAAAATTAAGATATGATAAAGTAATAATAATGGCGGACGCCGATGTTGACGGAGCGCATATCCAGACTCTGCTTTTAACCTTTTTCTTCAGATTTATGAGAACACTTGTTGAAACAGGGCATATATATCTTGCAAAACCGCCTCTTTATAAACTTTCAAGAGGTAAGAAAAGTTTTGTTGCTTTCTCTGATGAAGAAAGAGACAGAATAAGCGAAGAGTTAAAAGACGGAGATGTTAATGCTAAAGTAGACATTTCAAGATATAAAGGTCTTGGGGAAATGAACCCTGAAGAACTCTGGGAAACAACTATGGACCCTAAAAACAGAATTTTACTTAAAGTTACATTGGAGGATGCCCAGAAGGCTGACCAGATTTTCAGTATTCTTATGGGCGACGAGGTTGAGCCAAGAAGAGAATTTATAGAAGAAAATGCTCAGTATGTTACAAACCTTGATGTTTAA
- the gyrA gene encoding DNA gyrase subunit A, protein MANEKNEKIDSHFEEYFDTQTIVNVDIEKRMKEAFIDYAMSVIVSRALPDVRDGLKPVHRRILYSMHEEHLTYDKPFFKSATTVGNVIGRYHPHGDASVYDAMVRLAQDFSMRYMLIDGHGNFGSVDGDPPAAYRYTEARMSKLSNLMLENIEKNTVDFAPNFDEKRVEPTVLPTRIPTLLINGSSGIAVGMATNIPPHNLSEVLDGVIAQIDNPDITTEELMEYIKGPDFPTYASIMGRSGIRSAYETGRGKIIVRAKTEIVEKKNGGYSIVITELPYLVNKRMLVESIANLVKDKKIDGLSDIEDHSSKRAGIRIEIYLKKEANPQVVLNQLYKYSRLQDSFSVNMIALQNGRPKLMCLKEVISHFIKFQEEIVTRRIKFDREKALARMHILEGLRIALSNIDEIINIIRNSYDDAKERLIERFEFSEIQAQSVLDMRLAQLQRLNGEKIEEEYNELRARVNEFESLLGDRGLLFEQIKKELNEIKEKYGDERRTEITFDYSQIEDEDLIEEEDVVITMTHTGYIKRLKTDTYRSQKRGGRGISGMATKEEDFVEQIFTTSTHNFILCFTNKGRMFKMKGYQIPEASRTAKGMPIVNLLSLDPEEKVTATIPIKEFDDDSYLTMVTKLGTIKKTKLSEYNSNRSGGLNAIGLNEGDELIKVEITNGENDIVLGTSLGNAIRFNEKDVRPMGRTAHGVRGIKLRDNDFVVGACLVTDESRLLVVSENGMGKRTELSEYKVQTRGGKGIRTYKISSKTGNVTGIKTVTDNDDIMLITSEGVIIRTAVEDISTLGRDTSGVKIMKLKDDVKVVSVAVVEKEEEETEETNEI, encoded by the coding sequence ATGGCTAATGAAAAAAATGAAAAAATAGATTCTCATTTTGAGGAATATTTTGATACACAAACTATTGTTAATGTTGATATAGAAAAAAGAATGAAGGAAGCATTTATCGACTATGCGATGAGTGTTATAGTTTCAAGAGCGCTTCCTGATGTAAGAGACGGTCTAAAGCCTGTTCACAGAAGAATTCTTTATTCAATGCACGAAGAGCATTTAACATATGATAAACCTTTCTTCAAGTCAGCGACCACAGTCGGTAATGTTATCGGTCGATACCATCCGCACGGAGATGCTTCTGTTTATGATGCAATGGTTAGACTTGCTCAGGACTTCTCTATGAGATATATGTTAATTGACGGGCATGGTAACTTCGGTTCAGTCGACGGGGACCCTCCTGCTGCTTACCGTTATACCGAAGCAAGAATGAGCAAGTTATCAAATCTGATGCTTGAAAATATAGAAAAGAATACTGTTGATTTTGCACCTAACTTTGATGAAAAAAGAGTAGAGCCGACAGTTCTTCCTACAAGGATACCAACACTTTTAATTAACGGAAGTTCAGGTATCGCTGTTGGTATGGCAACAAATATTCCGCCACATAATCTTAGCGAAGTTTTAGATGGAGTTATCGCGCAGATAGATAACCCTGATATAACAACCGAAGAACTTATGGAATATATCAAAGGCCCTGACTTTCCGACTTACGCTTCCATTATGGGAAGAAGCGGAATAAGAAGCGCCTATGAAACAGGCAGAGGAAAAATTATTGTCCGTGCCAAAACAGAAATAGTAGAGAAAAAGAACGGTGGATATTCAATAGTCATAACAGAACTTCCGTATCTTGTTAACAAGAGAATGCTTGTTGAGTCTATTGCAAACCTTGTAAAAGACAAAAAGATTGACGGGTTATCTGATATTGAAGACCATTCTTCAAAAAGAGCAGGTATAAGAATAGAAATATATCTTAAAAAAGAAGCCAATCCACAAGTTGTGTTAAACCAGCTTTATAAATACTCAAGACTTCAGGATAGTTTCTCAGTCAATATGATAGCGCTTCAGAACGGAAGACCGAAACTTATGTGCTTAAAAGAAGTTATAAGCCACTTTATTAAGTTTCAGGAAGAAATCGTTACAAGAAGAATTAAGTTTGACCGTGAAAAAGCATTAGCAAGAATGCATATCTTAGAGGGCTTAAGAATTGCGCTTTCAAATATTGACGAGATTATAAATATTATAAGAAATTCTTATGACGATGCTAAAGAAAGACTTATAGAAAGATTTGAATTTTCAGAAATTCAGGCGCAAAGCGTTCTTGATATGAGACTTGCCCAGCTTCAAAGATTAAACGGCGAAAAAATCGAAGAAGAATATAACGAATTAAGGGCAAGAGTAAATGAATTTGAAAGTCTTTTAGGGGATAGGGGCTTATTATTCGAGCAGATAAAGAAAGAACTTAACGAAATTAAAGAAAAATACGGTGATGAAAGAAGAACCGAAATCACATTCGATTATTCTCAGATTGAAGATGAAGACTTAATCGAAGAAGAAGATGTTGTTATCACAATGACTCATACAGGTTATATAAAAAGGCTTAAAACCGATACATACAGAAGCCAGAAGCGTGGCGGACGAGGTATTTCGGGTATGGCAACCAAAGAGGAAGACTTTGTGGAACAGATATTTACCACATCTACTCATAACTTTATTTTATGCTTTACCAATAAGGGAAGAATGTTCAAGATGAAAGGATATCAGATTCCTGAAGCATCAAGAACTGCCAAAGGTATGCCTATTGTTAACCTTTTAAGCCTTGACCCTGAAGAAAAGGTAACAGCAACTATTCCGATAAAAGAGTTTGACGACGATTCATACTTAACAATGGTAACAAAACTCGGAACAATCAAGAAAACAAAACTTTCAGAATATAACTCCAACCGTTCAGGAGGTCTTAATGCTATCGGCTTAAATGAGGGCGATGAACTTATAAAAGTTGAAATCACCAACGGAGAAAATGATATTGTCCTTGGAACTTCTTTAGGTAATGCAATAAGATTTAACGAAAAGGATGTTCGTCCTATGGGAAGAACAGCGCACGGTGTAAGAGGTATTAAGTTAAGAGACAATGACTTTGTTGTAGGCGCCTGTCTTGTAACTGATGAATCAAGACTGTTGGTTGTTTCTGAAAACGGTATGGGTAAGCGAACCGAACTTTCTGAATATAAAGTTCAGACAAGGGGCGGTAAAGGTATAAGAACCTATAAAATCTCTTCTAAAACAGGTAATGTTACAGGTATTAAAACTGTTACAGATAATGATGATATTATGCTTATCACATCAGAGGGCGTAATTATAAGAACTGCAGTTGAAGATATTTCCACTTTGGGAAGAGACACATCAGGTGTTAAAATTATGAAATTAAAAGACGATGTAAAAGTTGTGTCTGTTGCAGTTGTTGAAAAAGAAGAGGAAGAAACAGAAGAAACAAATGAAATTTAA